From Triticum aestivum cultivar Chinese Spring chromosome 4A, IWGSC CS RefSeq v2.1, whole genome shotgun sequence, a single genomic window includes:
- the LOC123088313 gene encoding uncharacterized protein produces MAGKEEVEAARRWMMSPCTAAKSTDGAAAGDDGPVMRFPSKRKAASGSIYKVGEPLPANGWIHPAGEGDLSALHRREAAIDKMLQESKLPATVKQGTDANAAVKQSADTSAVVKQGVYSSAAAACGSKGKKYRLKKSELRTIIALRPEPYPPADDYLELAPFFPPGWLEQKKREEEEDAVQFARMEAEFEAFRQQVIEGVKKNGYFEVDEDPSDGREREEANEYARQEMAEIDFSELRLLDARPNLPQAKFFPYVPNEDDALLDDIPSDDDDFEEEDALPIQGEDFEGEAAAAAHKLVPPIQSS; encoded by the coding sequence ATGGCgggcaaggaggaggtggaggcggcgaggaggtggaTGATGAGCCCGTGCACCGCCGCCAAGTCTACGGACGGCGCGGCCGCCGGCGACGATGGTCCGGTGATGCGGTTCCCCTCCAAGAGGAAGGCGGCTTCCGGTTCCATCTACAAGGTGGGTGAGCCGCTGCCGGCCAATGGGTGGATCCATCCTGCGGGAGAAGGGGATCTTTCCGCGTTACATAGGAGGGAGGCAGCGATCGACAAGATGCTGCAGGAGTCCAAGCTGCCAGCCACAGTCAAGCAGGGCACCGATGCCAACGCCGCCGTCAAGCAGAGCGCCGATACCTCCGCCGTAGTCAAGCAGGGTGTGTATTCCTCGGCGGCAGCGGCATGTGGAAGCAAAGGGAAGAAGTATCGGCTGAAGAAAAGCGAGCTGAGGACCATAATTGCCCTCAGGCCGGAGCCTTACCCCCCGGCAGACGACTATCTCGAGCTGGCCCCGTTCTTCCCGCCAGGGTGGCTCGAGCAGAagaagcgggaggaggaggaggatgcggtCCAATTTGCCAGGATGGAGGCGGAGTTTGAGGCCTTCCGGCAGCAGGTGATTGAGGGGGTCAAGAAGAACGGCTACTTCGAGGTCGACGAGGACCCCTCGGATGGCAGGGAAAGGGAGGAGGCTAATGAATACGCTAGGCAAGAAATGGCAGAGATTGACTTCAGTGAACTCCGTCTCCTTGATGCTAGACCAAATCTGCCACAGGCGAAATTTTTTCCTTACGTTCCTAACGAGGACGACGCTCTTCTAGATGACATTCCCAgcgatgatgatgattttgaagaGGAGGATGCTCTGCCCATCCAAGGAGAGGACTTCGAaggggaagccgccgccgccgctcacaaGCTTGTTCCTCCTATTCAGTCCAGCTGA